Proteins encoded in a region of the Vitis riparia cultivar Riparia Gloire de Montpellier isolate 1030 chromosome 7, EGFV_Vit.rip_1.0, whole genome shotgun sequence genome:
- the LOC117919309 gene encoding probable galacturonosyltransferase-like 7, translating into MDSSLSASSFLKGSFVPTASGLRYREKGRLIRSIFHFLSLKTLVDRRGTLGFLFSSLASLVTNPLFEFKSEKKVLRAEVYPLKMMWFMRFSGLLFAIMVMILFSPHFQSFPPAEAIRSSHHDGNLRVPILIPAGDSSRLFSFRKASAFNNAEECGFRDRNFSGKSSVCDPFLVHVAITLDVHYLRGSMAAVHSILQHSQCPEDIFFHFLVSETHLEILVRSTFPQLKFKVYYFNPEIVRNLISTSVREALEHPLNYARNYLADLLEPCVRRVIYLDSDLIVVDDIYKLWSTSLGTRTIGAPEYCHANFTRYFTDKFWSEKRYYGTFDGRKPCYFNTGVIVIDLAKWRRFGFTKRIERWMEVQKNNRIYELGSLPPYLLVFAGHVAPIEHRWNQHGLGGDNVKGSCRELHPGPVSLLHWSGSGKPWARLDMKAPCPIDAVWSPYDLYRPLR; encoded by the coding sequence ATGGATTCTTCTCTCTCTGCTTCCTCTTTCCTCAAAGGTAGCTTCGTTCCCACGGCATCTGGCCTTAGATACAGAGAAAAGGGACGCTTGATTCGAtcgatttttcattttctttccctaaAGACCCTAGTCGACCGCAGAGGCACCCTAggatttcttttctcttctttggcTTCTTTGGTTACGAACCCATTGTTTGAGTTTAAATCGGAGAAGAAGGTGCTCAGGGCGGAGGTTTACCCTTTGAAGATGATGTGGTTCATGAGATTCTCCGGGTTGTTGTTCGCGATAATGGTGATGATCCTCTTCTCGCCGcattttcaatcttttcctCCAGCCGAAGCTATTCGATCATCGCACCATGACGGTAATCTCCGTGTCCCGATTTTGATTCCGGCGGGTGATTCTTCCaggttgttttcatttaggAAAGCTTCGGCATTTAACAATGCTGAAGAATGCGGTTTCAGAGACCGAAATTTTTCGGGGAAATCGAGTGTCTGCGATCCATTTCTTGTTCACGTTGCGATTACTCTCGATGTTCACTACCTTCGAGGCTCAATGGCTGCTGTTCATTCCATTCTGCAGCATTCTCAGTGTCCGGAGgacattttcttccattttctcgtCTCCGAAACGCATCTTGAAATTCTAGTTCGATCGACTTTCCCTCAGTTGAAGTTTAAGGTCTATTACTTCAATCCAGAGATTGTGCGGAACCTAATTTCGACCTCTGTGAGAGAAGCGCTCGAGCATCCGCTAAATTACGCTAGAAATTACTTGGCTGATCTTCTAGAGCCGTGTGTCCGCAGGGTAATATACCTCGATTCCGATCTAATCGTCGTCGACGACATATATAAGCTGTGGAGCACAAGTTTGGGGACTAGAACGATCGGAGCTCCGGAGTACTGTCACGCAAACTTCACTAGGTACTTCACCGACAAATTCTGGTCGGAAAAGCGCTACTACGGCACCTTTGACGGCCGGAAACCGTGCTACTTCAACACCGGCGTTATTGTGATAGATCTGGCCAAATGGAGGCGCTTCGGGTTCACAAAGCGGATCGAACGGTGGATGGAGGTCCAGAAGAACAACCGGATCTACGAGTTGGGCTCACTGCCGCCGTACCTATTGGTTTTTGCGGGGCACGTGGCGCCCATCGAGCACCGATGGAACCAGCACGGCTTAGGCGGAGATAATGTCAAAGGCAGCTGTCGCGAGCTCCATCCAGGTCCCGTCAGTCTCTTGCATTGGAGCGGCAGTGGCAAGCCCTGGGCGAGGCTTGACATGAAGGCCCCCTGTCCGATCGACGCCGTATGGTCGCCGTACGACTTGTACCGACCCTTACGGTAA
- the LOC117918824 gene encoding cellulose synthase-like protein D5 produces MVKKASSPSSSPVTITVSSGGKGGAIRSMGLTSPVPRSSVSNNPNSPLSGRGNRGSSGGRRTSTGGRYDEEVVNSEYVTYTVHMPPTPDHNPISASQTSLNEDDKNLGKPERSFISGTIFTGGFNSVTRGHVLECSMERKETMKSGILCGMKGCDEKPMQGKVLRGGPCECGFKICRECYLDCVGSGGGHCPGCKEPYKDVNDDDGSSYDDDEPRSEAEDQALPLPSMADFKPDKRLSLVKSFKAPNHDFDHTRWLYETKGTYGYGNAVWPKDGYGFGSGVNGFEHPPDFGEKTRRPLTRKVNVSAAIISPYRLLVLLRLVALGFFLTWRIRHPNRDAMWLWGMSITCELWFALSWILDQLPKLCPINRVTDLSVLKDRFESPNLRNPKGRSDLPGIDVFVSTADPEKEPPLVTANTILSILAVDYPVEKLACYLSDDGGSLLTFEALAETASFARTWVPFCRKHGIEPRNPEAYFGQKRDFLKNKVRLDFVRERRRVKREYDEFKVRINSLPESIRRRSDAYNAHEELRAKKKQMEMGGNLSEPIKVPKATWMADGSHWPGTWSSAETDHSRGDHAGIIQAMLAPPNAEPVFGAEADGENLIDTTEVDIRLPMLVYVSREKRPGYDHNKKAGAMNALVRTSAIMSNGPFILNLDCDHYIYNSLALREGMCFMLDRGGDRICYVQFPQRFEGIDPNDRYANHNTVFFDVSMRALDGLQGPMYVGTGCVFRRIALYGFSPPRATEHHGWFGRRKIKLFLRKPKVTKKEEEEMVLPIIGDHNDDDADIESLLLPKRFGNSNSLAASIPVAEFQGRPLQDLQGKGSHGRPAGSLAVPREPLDAATVAEAISVISCFYEDKTEWGKRVGWIYGSVTEDVVTGYRMHNRGWRSIYCVTKRDAFRGTAPINLTDRLHQVLRWATGSVEIFFSRNNALFASRRMKFLQRVAYFNVGMYPFTSLFLIVYCFLPAVSLFTGQFIVQTLSVTFLVFLLMITLTLCFLAILEIKWSGITLHDWWRNEQFWLIGGTSAHPAAVMQGLLKVIAGVDISFTLTSKSATPEDGDDEFAELYVVKWSFLMVPPITIMMINMIAIAVGVARTLYSTFPQWSKLVGGVFFSFWVLCHLYPFAKGLMGRRGRVPTIVFVWSGLLSIIISLLWVYISPPSGRQDYMKFQFP; encoded by the exons ATGGTTAAAAAGGCTTCTTCACCGTCCTCCTCTCCGGTGACCATCACGGTCTCTTCAGGAGGCAAAGGAGGAGCGATCAGAAGTATGGGATTGACGAGTCCGGTACCGCGCTCTTCGGTGTCGAACAACCCAAATTCTCCTCTCAGTGGCAGAGGGAATCGGGGTTCGAGTGGTGGAAGGCGGACATCGACCGGTGGGAGATATGATGAAGAGGTGGTGAATTCGGAGTATGTCACTTACACTGTTCATATGCCTCCAACTCCTGATCACAATCCCATATCCGCCTCACAGACAAGTCTCAATGAAGATGACAAAAATTTGGGGAAACCAGAGAGGAGTTTCATTTCTGGGACTATTTTCACAGGAGGATTCAATTCGGTGACTCGTGGGCATGTGTTGGAGTGCTCGATGGAACGAAAAGAGACGATGAAATCGGGAATTTTGTGTGGGATGAAGGGTTGTGATGAGAAGCCGATGCAAGGCAAGGTGTTGAGGGGGGGTCCATGTGAGTGTGGATTCAAGATTTGCAGAGAGTGTTACTTGGATTGTGTTGGAAGTGGAGGTGGTCATTGTCCTGGTTGCAAGGAACCGTACAAGGATGTGAATGATGATGATGGGAGTtcttatgatgatgatgaaccCAGGTCTGAAGCAGAGGATCAGGCACTTCCATTGCCTTCTATGGCAGATTTCAAGCCAGACAAGAGGCTTTCTCTTGTGAAATCTTTCAAAGCTCCGAACCATGATTTTGATCACACGCGTTGGCTCTATGAAACGAAGGGAACGTATGGGTATGGAAATGCAGTGTGGCCCAAAGATGGCTATGGCTTTGGGTCTGGAGTAAACGGTTTTGAGCACCCTCCTGACTTTGGGGAGAAAACCAGGAGGCCTTTAACCAGGAAGGTTAATGTTTCTGCTGCAATAATTAGTCCATACAG ATTGCTTGTACTACTTCGTCTTGTTGCTCTTGGATTCTTCCTTACATGGAGGATAAGGCATCCTAATCGTGATGCAATGTGGCTATGGGGAATGTCCATAACTTGTGAACTTTGGTTCGCTCTCTCATGGATACTAGACCAGCTCCCAAAGCTCTGTCCTATTAACAGAGTTACTGACCTCTCTGTTCTGAAAGACCGATTTGAATCCCCCAACCTTAGGAATCCGAAAGGAAGATCAGATCTTCCCGGGATTGATGTGTTTGTTTCCACAGCAGACCCCGAAAAAGAACCCCCTCTTGTCACAGCAAATACCATACTATCAATCCTCGCTGTTGATTATCCAGTGGAAAAGCTGGCGTGTTATCTTTCTGATGACGGTGGATCTCTTCTCACGTTTGAAGCTCTTGCCGAGACTGCAAGCTTCGCGAGAACTTGGGTTCCTTTCTGCAGGAAACATGGGATAGAGCCGAGAAATCCTGAGGCATATTTTGGGCAGAAACGCGACtttcttaaaaacaaagtaCGGCTTGATTTTGTGAGGGAGAGGAGGAGAGTAAAGAGGGAATATGATGAATTCAAGGTGAGAATCAACTCCTTACCAGAATCTATAAGGCGACGATCAGATGCATATAATGCCCATGAAGAGCTTCGGGCAAAGAAGAAACAAATGGAGATGGGGGGCAATCTTTCGGAACCCATTAAAGTTCCGAAGGCTACTTGGATGGCTGATGGTTCGCATTGGCCTGGAACATGGTCATCAGCAGAGACAGACCACTCAAGAGGAGATCATGCTGGTATAATTCAG GCAATGCTAGCACCCCCAAATGCGGAACCAGTCTTTGGCGCAGAAGCAGATGGGGAGAACTTGATTGATACAACAGAAGTTGATATAAGATTGCCAATGTTGGTATACGTTTCTCGTGAGAAGAGGCCAGGTTATGATCACAACAAGAAAGCTGGAGCCATGAATGCTCTGGTCCGAACCAGCGCAATTATGTCGAATGGCCCATTTATTCTTAATCTTGACTGTGATCACTACATCTACAATTCACTGGCTCTAAGGGAAGGAATGTGCTTTATGCTGGACAGAGGTGGTGACAGGATCTGTTACGTTCAATTCCCCCAGAGGTTCGAGGGGATTGATCCAAATGATAGGTATGCAAACCACAACACAGTGTTTTTTGATGTGAGCATGAGGGCTCTTGATGGCTTGCAGGGCCCAATGTATGTAGGGACAGGCTGCGTTTTCCGGAGAATTGCTCTTTATGGGTTCAGTCCTCCAAGAGCCACAGAACACCATGGGTGGTTTGGTAGAAGGAAAATCAAGTTATTCCTGAGAAAACCCAAGGTGACTAAGAAGGAAGAGGAGGAAATGGTTTTGCCAATTATTGGGGATCACAATGATGACGATGCAGACATTGAGTCCTTGCTTCTTCCCAAAAGGTTTGGGAACTCTAATTCTCTAGCTGCATCCATCCCAGTTGCGGAATTCCAAGGAAGGCCGCTTCAAGACTTGCAGGGAAAGGGTAGCCATGGCAGGCCAGCTGGTTCTCTGGCTGTGCCTCGTGAGCCTTTAGACGCTGCAACAGTTGCAGAGGCAATTAGTGTTATCTCTTGCTTCTATGAGGATAAAACTGAGTGGGGAAAAAGAGTGGGTTGGATATATGGGTCTGTAACAGAAGATGTTGTGACTGGTTATCGTATGCACAATAGGGGTTGGAGATCAATCTACTGTGTCACCAAGCGAGATGCCTTCCGAGGAACAGCTCCAATCAATCTGACTGATAGGCTTCACCAAGTCCTCCGATGGGCAACTGGGTCTGTGGAGATCTTCTTCTCTCGGAACAACGCTCTCTTTGCAAGCCGAAGGATGAAATTCTTGCAGAGAGTGGCATATTTCAATGTGGGAATGTACCCGTTCACCTCCTTGTTTCTCATAGTCTATTGCTTTCTGCCTGCAGTTTCTCTGTTCACAGGGCAGTTCATAGTCCAGACCCTGAGCGTGACCTTTTTAGTGTTCTTGCTGATGATCACGCTCACTCTCTGCTTTCTGGCAATCCTGGAGATCAAATGGTCAGGAATCACTCTCCATGACTGGTGGAGGAACGAGCAATTCTGGTTGATAGGTGGAACAAGCGCCCACCCTGCTGCTGTGATGCAGGGGCTATTGAAGGTGATTGCAGGGGTAGACATCTCATTCACATTGACATCCAAATCAGCTACACCTGAGGATGGGGATGATGAGTTTGCAGAGCTATACGTGGTGAAATGGAGCTTTCTAATGGTTCCCCCCATAACCATCATGATGATAAACATGATCGCAATTGCAGTGGGAGTAGCGAGGACATTGTACAGCACATTCCCGCAGTGGAGCAAGCTGGTTGGAGGAGTGTTCTTCAGCTTCTGGGTGTTGTGCCACCTCTATCCATTTGCAAAGGGGTTGATGGGAAGGAGAGGGAGAGTTCCAACCATCGTCTTTGTATGGTCTGGATTGCTCTCCATCATTATTTCTCTGCTTTGGGTGTACATCAGCCCCCCTTCTGGGAGGCAGGATTACATGAAGTTCCAGTTCCCTTGA
- the LOC117918216 gene encoding COBRA-like protein 7 — translation MAKLLFFFIVIIIFFFISLPLSLSQSTAEESCNGIFLSYNYTSGHRLPPTLIPSDPSQQPYRFESNLAILNNGLRELKSWRVYVGFEHGEVLVSASHAVLDDGSLLPANVGNGTVFSGFPERDLKTAVETAGYLPQMRAQVQLVGTQFGVADPDVPLPSTITLANDGFSCPNPTKLNFWMHVCCTEDSRSNFTTGEDLQPLQNGDVTIMYDVIRSYETNYRAQVTISNHNPLDRLDNWKLSWEWKREEFIYAMKGAYPSVVDSTDCIFGKPGESYKDMDFSNALNCERRPTIIDLPPTMVNNSDLGMIPFCCRNGTILPPTMDQSKSVSVFQMQVFKMPTEFNRTQLIPPQNWKIRGEVNQDYQCAPPVRVSQSQFPNPSGLPSESTAIATWQVACNKTESKGAIPRCCVSFSAFFNDSVVPCNTCACGCKSSPSNTCSASAQALLLPSEALLVPFENRTRKATEFAKLQRRAMPNPLPCGDNCGVSINWHLFTDYDNGWTARITLFNWGETDFVDWFAALQFDKAVPGFQTMYSFNGSALPGVPANNTIFMQGKPGLNYILAEKDGKKPKKDPRVPGAQQSVLSFTKKTTPGIKVARGDGFPTKVFFNGEECSLPSILPSNAYRMSVATRFFGFLLAAVTLLFLQQ, via the exons ATGGCTAAACTACTGTTCTTCTTCAttgtcatcatcatcttcttcttcatctctcTTCCACTTTCACTCTCACAATCAACAGCCGAAGAATCATGCAACGGTATCTTCTTGTCCTACAACTACACCTCAGGCCATCGCCTCCCGCCCACACTCATCCCCTCAGACCCATCCCAACAGCCTTACAGGTTCGAGTCCAATCTCGCCATCCTCAACAATGGCCTCCGCGAGCTCAAGTCATGGAGGGTCTATGTCGGGTTTGAGCACGGCGAGGTCTTGGTCTCTGCCTCTCATGCTGTGCTGGATGATGGGAGTTTGCTGCCGGCAAACGTTGGGAATGGCACGGTGTTCTCAGGGTTTCCGGAGAGGGACCTCAAGACTGCGGTTGAGACTGCGGGCTATTTGCCCCAGATGCGTGCTCAGGTCCAATTGGTGGGTACCCAGTTCGGTGTGGCTGATCCGGATGTTCCCTTGCCCTCTACCATCACTCTTGCCAACGATGGATTCTCATGTCCTAACCCCACAAAGT TGAACTTTTGGATGCATGTGTGCTGCACCGAAGATTCAAGGTCTAACTTCACCACGGGAGAAGATTTGCAGCCACTCCAAAATGGGGATGTTACCATAATGTATGATGTGATCAGGTCATATGAGACTAATTACCGGGCTCAGGTTACTATCTCAAACCACAATCCTCTAGATCGACTTGATAATTGGAAATTAAGTTGGGAGTGGAAGAGGGAAGAATTCATCTATGCCATGAAAGGAGCTTATCCATCTGTTGTTGATAGCACAGACTGCATTTTTGGCAAGCCAGGTGAGAGCTATAAGGACATGGACTTTTCCAATGCCTTGAATTGTGAGAGAAGGCCAACCATCATTGACCTTCCTCCAACAATGGTGAATAATTCGGACCTTGGGATGATTCCCTTCTGTTGTCGGAATGGTACTATTTTGCCTCCTACGATGGATCAAAGCAAGTCTGTGTCAGTTTTCCAAATGCAGGTTTTCAAAATGCCAACAGAGTTTAATAGAACTCAGCTCATTCCACCTCAGAACTGGAAAATCAGGGGAGAGGTGAATCAAGATTATCAGTGTGCTCCTCCTGTGAGGGTGAGCCAGAGCCAGTTCCCGAACCCAAGTGGGTTGCCCTCAGAATCAACAGCAATCGCTACTTGGCAAGTGGCTTGCAACAAAACAGAGTCCAAGGGGGCAATCCCAAGATGTTGTGTATCTTTTTCAGCATTTTTCAATGATTCTGTTGTGCCTTGCAACACTTGTGCTTGTGGCTGCAAAAGCAGCCCAAGCAACACTTGTAGCGCTTCTGCACAGGCTCTTCTTCTACCATCAGAGGCTCTTCTCGTTCCATTCGAGAACAGAACCCGCAAAGCTACTGAATTTGCTAAGTTACAACGCCGAGCAATGCCTAATCCATTACCCTGTGGGGATAACTGTGGAGTCAGCATCAACTGGCACTTGTTTACAGACTACGACAATGGCTGGACTGCTAGGATCACACTCTTCAACTGGGGTGAAACTGACTTTGTGGATTGGTTTGCTGCATTGCAGTTTGACAAAGCAGTGCCTGGATTCCAAACCATGTACTCTTTCAATGGAAGTGCTCTTCCTGGGGTCCCGGCTAACAATACCATATTCATGCAGGGGAAACCGGGATTGAACTATATTCTGGCGGAAAAAGATGGGAAAAAACCGAAGAAAGATCCTCGGGTTCCTGGTGCACAACAGTCTGTACTCTCATTTACAAAGAAAACAACACCTGGAATAAAGGTGGCTCGTGGGGATGGGTTTCCTACTAAAGTGTTCTTCAATGGTGAAGAATGCTCGCTTCCCTCAATACTTCCAAGCAATGCTTATAGGATGAGTGTAGCAACTagattttttggttttcttctaGCTGCTGTAACTCTGTTGTTTCTGCAGCAGTAA
- the LOC117918217 gene encoding two-component response regulator ARR1-like — MSVTAGVPLQFPEGIRVLAVDDDQTCLQIMGRMLERCMYKVTKCRNAKEALSLLREDSSRFDIVLSDLHMPDISGLKLLEIIGLEMDMPVVMMSSDEKRETIMKGIIHGACDYWVKPVRMDAIQLVWQHVIRKRRNELKEMEHAMEDDVEGGNEEGSRSMKRKKDREDEGESRNAMPTTVKKPRMVWTPALHQQFVAAVNQLGYSKAVPKKILEQMNLPGLTRENVASHLQKFRLYLSRVSEISQGPEKTYMNPASLNGCNPQLNVVGEVPLQGLTREGNSRTPMAFVDQRNLFHYGVGQQACNSSKRAKLLHEVPANMLQQPAQMYRSLDFQVSEGAPRSLNLPAANDDSVYGSQSSFSMMQMAQTPYGMPMLNEISGHQHFGHHPLSNQILSNDIEAQALRAVGNPIESNAAACYPLASPMVDFSKDHSHGFHLEMNAIYGNASSVGQGMVSLGEEYGYRNPENIAQPGNNLLVDDSFRMKPESMPRPGCKSLSFGQRFDHGFMS, encoded by the exons ATGTCTGTAACTGCTGGAGTTCCTCTCCAGTTCCCAGAAGGTATCAGAGTTCTTGCAGTTGATGATGATCAGACTTGTCTTCAAATAATGGGAAGAATGCTTGAGCGTTGCATGTATAAAG TTACCAAATGTAGGAATGCGAAGGAGGCACTGTCCCTGCTAAGGGAAGATAGCAGTAGGTTTGATATTGTTCTAAGTGATTTGCATATGCCTGATATTAGTGGACTTAAGCTTCTTGAGATCATTGGATTGGAGATGGACATGCCTGTTGTTA TGATGTCTTCGGATGAGAAAAGGGAAACTATCATGAAGGGTATCATTCATGGTGCCTGTGACTATTGGGTTAAACCGGTAAGGATGGATGCAATTCAGCTGGTATGGCAGCATGTGATTCGGAAAAGAAGGAATGAATTGAAGGAAATGGAGCATGCAATGGAGGATGATGTAGAGGGTGGGAATGAAGAGGGCAGTAGAAGCATGAAGAGGAAAAAAGATAGGGAGGATGAAGGAGAATCCAGGAATGCTATGCCAACAACGGTAAAGAAGCCTAGGATGGTTTGGACACCAGCCCTCCATCAACAGTTTGTGGCAGCTGTGAATCAACTGGGCTATTCTA AGGCAGTTCCAAAGAAAATCCTAGAGCAAATGAATCTTCCTGGTCTTACTAGAGAAAATGTTGCCAGCCACCTTCAG AAATTTCGCCTTTATCTCAGCAGGGTAAGTGAGATTTCACAGGGTCCCGAAAAGACATATATGAATCCAGCTTCTTTAAATGGCTGCAACCCCCAACTTAATGTGGTTGGTGAAGTCCCACTGCAAGGTCTCACCAGGGAAGGAAACTCTAGGACTCCCATGGCTTTTGTAGATCAAAGGAACCTTTTCCACTATGGAGTGGGGCAACAAGCTTGCAATAGCAGTAAACGAGCGAAGTTGCTTCATGAAGTTCCAGCCAATATGCTGCAGCAACCTGCTCAAATGTATAGGAGCCTGGATTTTCAAGTTAGTGAAGGAGCTCCAAGATCTCTAAACTTACCAGCTGCTAATGATGATAGTGTTTATGGAAGCCAGAGTAGCTTTTCTATGATGCAGATGGCTCAAACCCCATATGGCATGCCAATGCTGAATGAAATTTCAGGTCATCAGCATTTTGGGCATCACCCTTTGTCCAATCAAATTCTTTCTAATGATATTGAAGCCCAGGCTCTGAGGGCAGTTGGGAATCCCATAGAAAGTAATGCTGCAGCATGCTATCCTCTAGCTTCTCCAATGgttgatttttcaaaagacCATAGCCATGGCTTCCATCTTGAGATGAATGCTATCTATGGAAATGCTTCTTCTGTTGGCCAGGGAATGGTCTCCCTTGGTGAAGAATATGGATATAGGAACCCGGAAAATATTGCTCAACCTGGAAACAACCTCTTGGTTGATGATTCTTTTAGGATGAAGCCTGAAAGTATGCCTAGGCCGGGCTGTAAGTCTTTATCTTTTGGCCAACGCTTTGACCACGGATTCATGTCCTGA